A region of Pasteurellaceae bacterium Orientalotternb1 DNA encodes the following proteins:
- a CDS encoding nuclease has protein sequence MNKTKIRYLLFNLGILFFIYSHSTANMREIPCKVVGISDGDSLTCLYDRTQLKVRLLYIDAPEATQPFGNRAKQTLAHLAFNKQVTLFSSGYDQYGRMLAVVKNERGDDLNLKLVQAGMAWAYRQTLPIYQQAQNQAQTAKIGLWQDKNPINPADWRTNKRSDSVKNLQNFPQNRPLAVVNCSLQLSCGQMEEQGFSYAQVERYFHQCGWKTLDGNGDGIPCNRLYRQSQRR, from the coding sequence ATTTATTATTTAATCTTGGTATTTTATTCTTTATTTACTCTCATTCAACGGCAAATATGCGGGAAATTCCGTGTAAAGTAGTTGGAATTAGCGATGGGGACTCGCTTACTTGCCTCTACGATCGCACACAACTCAAGGTGAGATTGCTCTATATTGATGCCCCTGAAGCGACTCAACCATTTGGAAATCGAGCCAAGCAAACCCTTGCCCACCTTGCGTTTAACAAGCAAGTCACGCTGTTTTCATCGGGCTATGATCAATATGGGCGAATGCTCGCAGTAGTAAAAAATGAGCGGGGCGACGATCTCAATTTAAAATTAGTGCAAGCAGGAATGGCGTGGGCGTATCGCCAAACATTGCCGATTTATCAGCAAGCCCAAAATCAAGCCCAAACGGCAAAAATCGGTTTGTGGCAGGATAAAAACCCAATCAACCCTGCAGACTGGCGAACGAACAAGCGGTCAGATTCTGTAAAAAATTTGCAAAATTTTCCACAAAACCGACCGCTTGCAGTAGTGAACTGTAGCCTACAACTGAGCTGTGGGCAGATGGAAGAGCAGGGTTTCAGCTACGCCCAAGTGGAACGCTATTTTCATCAATGTGGCTGGAAAACGTTAGACGGCAACGGCGATGGCATTCCGTGCAACCGCCTTTATCGCCAATCGCAGCGGCGATAA